The Lagenorhynchus albirostris chromosome 6, mLagAlb1.1, whole genome shotgun sequence genome includes a window with the following:
- the NEMP2 gene encoding nuclear envelope integral membrane protein 2 isoform X3: MRPSPGTCWLLFWLPPLAVLPADAVRGEEDEAALSVARCKALKEMDLIKTSQSDCYCYNQKSQVKWKYIWSTVQVKITSSGLLSIVYITERYNCQYPETILSIIKCVIHNLWTPKESNDITITINPYRETVCFSVKPARKIFIYTVRVNRNIVDFKLFLVFVAGIFLFFYAKTLSHLKSKAWTQRRWAAGLNPPTGRSPVFFYSSGTVLGILMTLVFVLLLVKKFIPKYSTFWALMVGCWFASVYIVWQLMEELKWLWCENRIFILGYVLIVGCLSFTVCYKHGPLVEERSVTLLAWALQLVSLLLVYAGVAIPQFAYAVMLLTLSSKILHYPLRALAYVRWVARPSELSPEWHS; encoded by the exons ATGCGGCCGTCCCCGGGGACGTGCTGGCTGCTCTTCTGGCTGCCGCCGCTGGCCGTGCTGCCGGCGGACGCGGTGCGCGGCGAGGAGGACGAGGCGGCGTTGTCAG ttGCAAGATGTAAAGCTTTGAAGGAAATGGATTTAATTAAAACGTCTCAGTCAGACTGTTACTGCTACAATCAAAAATCCCAAGTGAAATGGAAGTATATATGGTCAACTGTGCAG GTGAAAATTACCAGTTCAGGCCTGCTCAGTATTGTATATATCACAGAAAGATATAATTGCCAGTATCCAGAAACCATTCTGTCTATTATCAAATGTGTGATTCATAACCTTTGGACACCAAAGGAGTCTAATGATATAACCATAACCATCAATCCATATCGGGAGACTGTGTGCTTCTCTGTGAAGCCTGCCAGGAAGATATTTATCTATACCGTAAGAGTGAATCGAAACA TTGTGGATTTCAAACTCTTCCTTGTGTTTGTGGCGggcattttcctcttcttttatgcAAAGACCTTGAGTCA CCTGAAGAGTAAAGCTTGGACTCAGAGGAGATGGGCTGCAGGCCTGAATCCTCCAACTGGCAG GAGCCctgttttcttttactcttcgGGGACTGTGCTAGGTATTCTAATGACATTAGTCTTTGTCCTGTTGCTGGTGAAAAAGTTCATTCCTAAG TATAGCACGTTTTGGGCTCTAATGGTTGGTTGTTGGTTTGCTTCAGTTTATATTGTGTGGCAACTGATGGAAGAGCTGAAGTGGCTGTGGTGTGAAAACAGAATATTTATATTAG GCTACGTCTTGATAGTTGGGTGTCTCAGCTTTACTGTTTGTTACAAGCACGGGCCCCTCGTGGAGGAGAGGAGCGTGACCCTCTTGGCGTGGGCACTGCAGCTCGTCTCCCTGCTCCTGGTCTATGCTGGCGTGGCCATTCCTCAGTTCGCCTATGCAGTGATGCTCCTCACCCTGTCGTCCAAGATCCTGCACTACCCACTGAGAGCACTCGCTTACGTGAGATG
- the NEMP2 gene encoding nuclear envelope integral membrane protein 2 isoform X4 translates to MRPSPGTCWLLFWLPPLAVLPADAVRGEEDEAALSVARCKALKEMDLIKTSQSDCYCYNQKSQVKWKYIWSTVQVKITSSGLLSIVYITERYNCQYPETILSIIKCVIHNLWTPKESNDITITINPYRETVCFSVKPARKIFIYTVRVNRNIVDFKLFLVFVAGIFLFFYAKTLSHLKSKAWTQRRWAAGLNPPTGRSPVFFYSSGTVLGILMTLVFVLLLVKKFIPKYSTFWALMVGCWFASVYIVWQLMEELKWLWCENRIFILGYVLIVGCLSFTVCYKHGPLVEERSVTLLAWALQLVSLLLVYAGVAIPQFAYAVMLLTLSSKILHYPLRALAYVRWVELSNQIWPGI, encoded by the exons ATGCGGCCGTCCCCGGGGACGTGCTGGCTGCTCTTCTGGCTGCCGCCGCTGGCCGTGCTGCCGGCGGACGCGGTGCGCGGCGAGGAGGACGAGGCGGCGTTGTCAG ttGCAAGATGTAAAGCTTTGAAGGAAATGGATTTAATTAAAACGTCTCAGTCAGACTGTTACTGCTACAATCAAAAATCCCAAGTGAAATGGAAGTATATATGGTCAACTGTGCAG GTGAAAATTACCAGTTCAGGCCTGCTCAGTATTGTATATATCACAGAAAGATATAATTGCCAGTATCCAGAAACCATTCTGTCTATTATCAAATGTGTGATTCATAACCTTTGGACACCAAAGGAGTCTAATGATATAACCATAACCATCAATCCATATCGGGAGACTGTGTGCTTCTCTGTGAAGCCTGCCAGGAAGATATTTATCTATACCGTAAGAGTGAATCGAAACA TTGTGGATTTCAAACTCTTCCTTGTGTTTGTGGCGggcattttcctcttcttttatgcAAAGACCTTGAGTCA CCTGAAGAGTAAAGCTTGGACTCAGAGGAGATGGGCTGCAGGCCTGAATCCTCCAACTGGCAG GAGCCctgttttcttttactcttcgGGGACTGTGCTAGGTATTCTAATGACATTAGTCTTTGTCCTGTTGCTGGTGAAAAAGTTCATTCCTAAG TATAGCACGTTTTGGGCTCTAATGGTTGGTTGTTGGTTTGCTTCAGTTTATATTGTGTGGCAACTGATGGAAGAGCTGAAGTGGCTGTGGTGTGAAAACAGAATATTTATATTAG GCTACGTCTTGATAGTTGGGTGTCTCAGCTTTACTGTTTGTTACAAGCACGGGCCCCTCGTGGAGGAGAGGAGCGTGACCCTCTTGGCGTGGGCACTGCAGCTCGTCTCCCTGCTCCTGGTCTATGCTGGCGTGGCCATTCCTCAGTTCGCCTATGCAGTGATGCTCCTCACCCTGTCGTCCAAGATCCTGCACTACCCACTGAGAGCACTCGCTTACGTGAGATG